One Obesumbacterium proteus DNA window includes the following coding sequences:
- the flgJ gene encoding flagellar assembly peptidoglycan hydrolase FlgJ, translating into MNDSFSLGSAAYDAQALNQLKRHTAAGSDQAIRETAKQMEGMFVQMMLKSMRAALPQDGELSTEQTKLYTSMYDQQIAQEMSGSLGIADMLVQQLSGSKTSIPDSVGSTPMALDGETIQSMPVRALEQVMRRAMPRIPQNGSPMPTNNGEFVTQLSGAARVASQQSGIPHQLIVAQAALESGWGQREIPTPDGSRSYNLFGIKAGKSWDGPTTEIATTEYENGAAHKVKAKFRVYGSYLEAISDYVQLITNNPRYANVANANTPEQAAHALQKAGYATDPNYASKLVQVIGQIKNAGAQAVKAYTTDLEKLF; encoded by the coding sequence ATGAATGATAGCTTCTCTCTAGGAAGTGCGGCGTATGACGCGCAGGCGCTAAACCAGCTCAAACGCCATACGGCCGCGGGGTCGGATCAAGCGATTCGTGAAACCGCCAAGCAGATGGAAGGGATGTTCGTACAAATGATGCTGAAAAGCATGCGTGCGGCCTTGCCTCAGGATGGGGAGCTAAGCACCGAACAAACCAAGCTGTATACGTCGATGTATGACCAGCAGATCGCGCAGGAGATGTCGGGCAGTTTAGGCATCGCCGATATGCTGGTTCAGCAGCTTTCCGGCAGTAAAACGTCTATTCCAGACAGCGTGGGAAGCACCCCAATGGCGCTGGATGGCGAGACTATCCAAAGTATGCCGGTTCGGGCGCTTGAACAGGTGATGCGTCGAGCGATGCCGCGCATTCCGCAGAATGGTTCACCGATGCCAACCAACAACGGGGAATTTGTCACCCAGTTAAGCGGTGCGGCACGGGTCGCGAGCCAGCAAAGCGGGATACCGCATCAGCTGATTGTGGCGCAGGCCGCGCTGGAATCCGGTTGGGGACAGCGTGAAATACCGACGCCAGATGGTTCGCGTAGCTACAACCTGTTTGGGATTAAAGCAGGGAAAAGCTGGGACGGCCCAACCACGGAGATCGCTACCACGGAATATGAAAACGGGGCGGCACACAAAGTGAAGGCCAAGTTCCGTGTTTATGGATCTTATCTGGAAGCGATCAGTGATTACGTTCAACTGATTACCAATAATCCACGCTATGCCAACGTCGCCAATGCCAATACGCCAGAGCAGGCCGCGCACGCTTTGCAGAAAGCGGGCTACGCCACTGATCCGAACTACGCCAGCAAACTGGTGCAGGTAATAGGACAGATTAAAAACGCCGGTGCGCAGGCGGTGAAGGCTTACACCACGGATTTGGAGAAGTTGTTTTAG